One region of Miscanthus floridulus cultivar M001 chromosome 19, ASM1932011v1, whole genome shotgun sequence genomic DNA includes:
- the LOC136526519 gene encoding disease resistance protein RPM1-like → MGGWSTCQLKPWTPCYSWVLHQLSWQLANNPELNWISSVLKLSLNDQPSYLRRCFLYCSLYPEDYKIRRKHISKLWIAEGLVEERGDGTTMEEVAECYLMELTQRSLLQVTERKACGRARTFVMRDLVREVTSIIAKKEKFGIAHGGASTTQIAHEARRLFIQSGAQTMNSLSSSRLRSFTLFDTEVPCSWIRDLLSRFRLLRVLCLRFANIGQVPAVVTELYNLRYIDFSYTKVKIIPTSFRKLVNLQVLDLRFTYVEELPLEITMLTNLRQLQVCAVYDILLRSLNCLSATKIPGNICRLKNLQALQVVSASKDLVSQLGNLKLMRTLAIAEVRQSYIAELWNSLTKMPNLNRLLISTCNVNETLDLKMLKPLPNLTSFVLSGKLEGGLLPSIFSVKLKQLKLDWSSLKKDPVSSFSQMLNLVDLLLTGAYTVEQLTFCTRWFPNLKSLQLADMEHLNWIEVEDGTMVNPHVLSLAGLRNLKVVPEGIKYIRTLHEMFLTEMSNEFIIRLKTLKELLREIMNQLTEQRASLASGFMTMSRMRLVEIMQSYLRDKKYFIVLDDVWEKDAWLFLNYAFVKNNCGSEVLITTRRKDVSSLAVHNCVIELKTLNYAESWELFCKKAFFALEGSICPKNLTSLAKKIVDKCQGLPLAIIAIGSILSYHALDEWEWAFFYNQLNWQLANNSELSWISTVLNLSLDDLPSHLRSCFLYCSLFPEDHWIQRKQIAKLWIAEGFVEG, encoded by the coding sequence ATGGGTGGGTGGTCCACCTGTCAGCTAAAGCCTTGGACACCTTGCTATTCATGGGTGTTACACCAACTTAGCTGGCAATTAGCGAACAATCCAGAGCTCAACTGGATTTCCAGTGTCTTAAAGTTGAGCTTGAATGATCAACCAAGTTATCTTAGGAGATGCTTCCTATACTGCAGCCTCTATCCTGAAGATTACAAGATTAGAAGAAAACATATTTCGAAGCTATGGATAGcggaaggtcttgtggaagagaGAGGGGATGGAACGACAATGGAGGAAGTTGCTGAGTGTTACCTTATGGAGTTGACTCAACGCTCTCTTCTTCAGGTCACAGAAAGGAAAGCATGTGGAAGAGCTAGAACATTTGTGATGCGTGATCTTGTGCGAGAGGTTACGTCAATCATTGCTAAAAAGGAGAAGTTTGGTATTGCACATGGTGGTGCCAGTACAACCCAAATTGCCCATGAAGCTCGCCGCTTATTCATCCAAAGCGGTGCCCAGACCATGAATTCTTTAAGTAGCTCACGGCTCCGCTCATTCACTTTGTTTGACACTGAAGTACCATGTTCTTGGATACGTGATCTTTTATCACGTTTCAGACTGCTGAGGGTCCTATGCCTAAGATTTGCAAATATTGGACAAGTGCCTGCCGTGGTCACAGAATTGTATAACTTGCGCTATATTGATTTTTCGTACACAAAAGTGAAGATAATACCAACATCATTCAGAAAACTTGTTAACCTACAAGTTTTGGATCTCAGATTCACCTACGTAGAGGAGTTGCCACTGGAAATAACTATGCTAACTAATTTACGGCAGCTACAGGTGTGTGCAGTCTATGATATTCTACTAAGATCATTGAACTGCCTCAGCGCTACAAAAATTCCTGGTAACATTTGTCGTCTAAAGAATCTCCAAGCTTTGCAGGTTGTTTCAGCCAGTAAAGATTTGGTTTCACAGCTGGGGAACTTGAAGTTAATGAGAACTTTGGCTATTGCGGAAGTGCGACAAAGCTACATTGCAGAGTTATGGAACTCGCTAACAAAGATGCCTAACCTGAATAGACTACTTATTTCCACGTGCAATGTGAATGAGACTCTCGACTTGAAAATGCTAAAGCCGTTGCCAAATCTGACGTCATTCGTCCTGTCAGGGAAGTTGGAGGGAGGCTTGCTCCCATCGATATTTTCTGTGAAATTAAAGCAGTTAAAATTGGACTGGTCTAGTCTGAAGAAGGATCCTGTTAGCTCTTTCTCTCAGATGTTAAATCTTGTTGATCTATTGCTCACTGGAGCATATACTGTGGAACAGCTAACTTTTTGCACCAGATGGTTCCCCAATCTCAAATCTCTGCAATTAGCTGACATGGAACATCTGAATTGGATTGAGGTAGAGGATGGAACAATGGTGAATCCACATGTTTTGTCACTTGCTGGTTTAAGGAATCTAAAGGTTGTACCTGAGGGCATCAAGTACATTAGGACACTCCATGAGATGTTTCTGACAGAAATGTCAAATGAGTTCATAATAAGACTTAAAACCCTTAAAGAGCTTCTGAGAGAAATCATGAATCAGTTAACAGAGCAGAGAGCAAGTTTGGCAAGTGGCTTCATGACCATGAGTCGCATGAGATTAGTTGAGATAATGCAGAGCTATTTGCGTGACAAAAAATATTTCATTGTCTTGGATGATGTATGGGAGAAAGATGCTTGGTTATTTCTGAACTATGCATTTGTCAAAAACAATTGTGGAAGTGAAGTGCTTATAACAACCCGGAGAAAAGATGTGTCTTCTTTGGCAGTTCACAATTGTGTAATTGAACTTAAAACTCTTAACTATGCTGAATCATGGGAACTTTTCTGCAAAAAGGCGTTTTTTGCATTGGAGGGCAGCATATGTCCTAAGAATCTCACATCTTTGGCGAAGAAAATTGTTGATAAGTGTCAAGGATTGCCATTGGCTATCATAGCCATCGGAAGTATTCTATCATACCATGCATTAGATGAATGGGAGTGGGCATTTTTCTACAACCAACTTAATTGGCAGTTAGCTAACAATTCAGAGCTAAGCTGGATCTCTACTGTCTTGAATCTAAGCTTGGATGATCTCCCAAGTCATCTGAGGAGCTGCTTTCTATACTGCAGCCTATTTCCTGAAGATCACTGGATTCAAAGAAAACAGATAGCCAAGTTATGGATTGCGGAAGGTTTTGTGGAAGGGTGA